One Enterobacter asburiae genomic window, TTCGCGCAGCCGCTTTTTATTGTACTGGTAGTCAGCGTTTTCGCTGCGATCGCCCAGGCTTGCCGCCCAGGTCACCTTTTTGGTCACTTCAGGACGCTCTTCGCGCCAGAGGTAATCCATCTCTTTTTTGAGTTTCTCATACCCTTCGCGGGTGATCAGGGGCGTTTTCATGGTAAAGCCTTTGCTGCCGGTTTTCTGTCTTGCGCACAATACGTACCACACAGTGTAACAGACAGGATTAATAATGATTTATGTGATGAAATGAGCAGATAAGCTGCTGTTAAATATGCTTTGTAACAATTTCGACTAGAATTTATACCAGAATTAGCTGGTCGAATACGTGCACTTTTTTAGAATACGCTGTTACAAAGACTATCCGAACCTTTGGGAGTACACACAATGCAAGAGAACTACAAAATTCTGGTCGTGGATGACGACATGCGCCTGCGTGCGCTGCTGGAACGTTATCTGACCGAGCAGGGCTTCCAGGTTCGTAGCGTCGCGAACGCTGAGCAGATGGATCGTCTGCTGACCCGTGAATCTTTCCACCTGATGGTTCTCGACCTGATGCTGCCCGGCGAAGACGGGCTCTCTATTTGCCGCCGTCTGCGCAGCCAGAGCAACCCGATGCCGATCATCATGGTGACGGCGAAGGGTGAAGAAGTTGACCGTATCGTGGGCCTCGAAATCGGCGCGGACGACTATATTCCTAAACCGTTTAACCCGCGTGAACTGCTGGCGCGTATTCGCGCTGTTCTCCGCCGTCAGGCGAACGAACTGCCTGGCGCACCTTCGCAGGAAGAAGCCGTCATCGCCTTCGGCAAGTTCAAGCTGAACCTCGGCACGCGCGAGATGTTCCGTGAAGACGAGCCAATGCCGCTCACCAGCGGCGAGTTTGCGGTACTGAAAGCGCTGGTCAGCCACCCGCGTGAACCGCTTTCCCGTGACAAGCTGATGAACCTGGCGCGCGGTCGCGAATACTCCGCAATGGAGCGCTCCATTGACGTGCAGATCTCTCGCCTGCGCCGCATGGTGGAAGAAGATCCTGCTCATCCTCGTTATATTCAGACCGTATGGGGTCTGGGCTACGTGTTCGTCCCGGACGGCTCTAAAGCATGAGGCGAATGCGCTTCTCGCCGCGTAGCTCGTTTGCCCGCACCCTGTTGCTGATCGTCACCCTGCTGTTCGTCAGCCTGGTGACGACCTATCTGGTGGTGCTGAACTTTGCGATCCTGCCGAGCCTCCAGCAGTTTAATAAGGTCCTGGCCTACGAAGTCCGTATGCTGATGACCGACAAACTGCAGCTGGAGGACGGCACGCAGCTCGTCGTTCCCCCGGCGTTTCGCCGTGAAATCTACCGTGAGCTGGGCATTTCGCTCTACTCCAACGAAGCGGCGGAAGACGCGGGCCTGCGCTGGGCGCAGCATTACGAATTCCTCAGCCAGCAGATGGCGCAGCAGCTGGGCGGCCCAACGGAAGTGCGCGTTGAGGTCAACAAAAGCTCGCCCGTCGTCTGGCTGAAAACCTGGCTGTCACCCAATATCTGGGTGCGCGTTCCGCTGACCGAAATCCATCAGGGCGACTTCTCGCCGCTGTTCCGCTACACCCTGGCGATTATGCTGCTGGCGATAGGCGGCGCGTGGCTATTTATCCGTATACAGAACCGACCGCTGGTCGACCTGGAGCACGCTGCGCTGCAGGTCGGTAAAGGGATTATTCCTCCTCCGCTGCGCGAGTATGGCGCCTCGGAAGTTCGTTCGGTGACGCGCGCGTTTAACCATATGGCGGCAGGCGTGAAGCAGCTGGCGGATGACCGTACGCTGCTGATGGCGGGCGTCAGCCATGACCTGCGCACGCCGCTAACGCGTATTCGCCTGGCGACGGAGATGATGGGGGAAGAGGACGGTTATCTCGCCGAGTCCATCAACAAGGACATCGAAGAGTGTAACGCCATCATCGAGCAGTTTATTGACTACCTGCGCACCGGACAGGAGATGCCGATGGAGATGGCGGATCTGAACGCGGTGCTGGGCGAGGTGGTAGCGGCGGAAAGCGGCTACGAGCGCGAGATTGATACCGACCTGCAGGCGGGGGAGATCCAGGTACGCATGCACCCGCTCTCCATCAAACGTGCGGTCGCCAACATGGTGGTCAACGCGGCGCGGTACGGTAACGGCTGGATCAAAGTCAGCAGCGGGTCTGAACTCAACCGCGCCTGGTTCCAGGTGGAAGACGATGGTCCGGGTATCAAGCCCGAGCAGCGTAAGCATCTGTTCCAGCCGTTTGTGCGCGGCGACAGCGCGCGCAGCACCAGCGGTACGGGCTTAGGCCTGGCGATTGTGCAGCGTATTATCGATAACCACAACGGGCTGCTGGAGATTGGCACCAGCGAGCGGGGTGGATTGAGCATTCGCGCCTGGCTGCCGGTACCGGTGACGCGGGGGCAGGTGAAAGAGAGTTAAAAAAAGGGTGGCACTAGCCACCCCCCGACAAAATGTGGTCTCTGCGGCCTGATGCCCTCACCCCGGCCCTCTCCCACGGGGAGAGGGAGAAAACATTAAAAAAGGCAACTTTCGTTGCCTTTTTACTTTTACCTTGGTCCCGCGCTCACCAGCGCAGCACCCGCCGGGGTATCGGTATACTTCTCGAAGTTCTCAATAAACAGCTTCGCCAGCGATTCCGCCTTCTCGCGCCACTGCTCCGGAGAACCGTACGTGTTGCGCGGGTCGAGGATATGCGTATCCACACCCGGCAGCGACGTTGGGATCGCCAGGTCAAACATCGGCAGCGTGAAGGTTTCGGCGTCGTCCAGAGAACCATCCAGAATGGCGTCGATAATCGCGCGGGTATCTTTGATAGAGATACGTTTGCCGGTACCGTTCCAGCCGGTGTTCACCAGGTAGGCCTGCGCGCCGGATGCCTGCATGCGTTTCACCAGCACTTCAGCGTACTGCGTCGGGTGCAGCGACAGGAAGGCCGCGCCGAAGCAGGCGGAGAAGGTTGGGGTTGGCTCCGTCACGCCGCGCTCGGTACCCGCCAGCTTGGCGGTAAAGCCGGAGAGGAAGTGGTACTGCGTCTGGCTGGCAGTCAGGCGAGACACCGGAGGCAGCACGCCGAACGCATCCGCCGTCAGGAAAATGACCTTCGTGGCATGACCTGCTTTTGACACCGGCTTCACGATATTGTCGATGTGGTAGATCGGGTAAGAGACGCGGGTGTTTTCCGTTTTCGACGCATCGTCGAAGTCGATGGAGCCGTCGGCACGCACGGTGACGTTTTCCAGCAGCGCATCGCGACGGATCGCGTGGAAGATATCCGGCTCGGCCTCTTCGGACAGGCGAATGGTCTTCGCGTAGCAGCCGCCTTCAAAGTTGAACACGCCGTCGTCATCCCAGCCGTGTTCGTCATCGCCAATGAGACGACGTTTCGGATCGGTGGACAGGGTGGTTTTACCGGTGCCGGACAGGCCGAAGAATACCGCCACGTCGCCTTTTTCACCGACGTTAGCCGAGCAGTGCATGGAGGCGATGCCCCGCAGCGGCAGCAGGTAGTTCATGACGGAGAACATCCCTTTCTTCATTTCGCCGCCGTACCAGGTTCCGCCGATCAGCTGGATACGTTCGGTCAGGTTGAAGGCAACAAAGTTTTCGGAGTTCAGACCCTGCTCTTTCCACTGTGGATTCGTGCATTTCGCACCGTTCATCACGATGAAGTCCGGGGTGAAATCCTGCAGCTCTTCGTCGGTTGGACGAATAAACATGTTTTTCACGAAATGCGCCTGCCAGGCCACTTCAGTGATAAAACGCACGGAGAGACGGGTATCAGCGTTAGCGCCGCAGAAAGCGTCGACAATAAACAGGCGCTTGCCGGAAAGTTGATGGGTGACGAGCCCTTTCAGGTGCTGCCAGGTTTCCGGGGAGAGCGGTTTGTTGTCGTTCTTCCCTTTGCCCTTGTCAGCCCACCACAGCGTATCGCGGGTGGTTTCGTCTCGGACGATATACTTATCTTTCGGCGAACGACCGGTAAAGATACCGGTATCGACGGCGATAGCACCAAGATTCGTCAACACACCACGCTCGTATCCTTCCAGTGCTGGATTGAGCTCTTCCTGATACAGCGTATCGTAGTCGGGGTTGTAGACGATTTCCTGGACGTCGTGAATACCATAAGCCTTGAGATCTTGCGGGGTTAAACCAGTAACACGCATATCACTGCTCCTTAGCCAATATGTACTGCCTGAAATTGTAGGGTTTTTCTGAGGTTGTTAACCGCGACGGGGCTCATAGATTTACGCATCTGGACAAAACCCTTACTAACGGAAAACGCTGCGACTCCAGTCACAGCGCAGGCGGATTATCGCAGGAATCACTTTTTTGTTGGGGAAAATGTTCCGAAAAGGTTAAAGAGTGGTGATTTTATCGGAAAGAATGTGAATGTAATCGCATACACGTAAGAAAATTACGTAAGAGTTACATTATGAAAACGATTCAGCTTGGGGGAGTTTTTTACCCCTCATCCCAGCCCTCTCCCCAAAGGGGAGAGGGGGTTCAAGTTCCCTCTCCCCTTTGGGGAGAGGGTTAGGGTGAGGGGAAAGAAGTTTAGTGAACCTGCGGATCCGCCGGGGAGGCGTTATTGCGGATCTCAGCAATATCCATCGAATTGAACACGTAGTGCGTACCGCAGTAGTCACAGTGCATATCAATTTCGCCGTCTTCCGCCATGATGCTGTCGATCTCTTCATCCGGCAGGGTTTTCAGCGCGCCAGCGCAGCGCTCGCGGGAGCAGGTGCACTTAAATTCCACCGCCTGCGGGTCGTAAACCGTCACTTCTTCTTCGTGGTACAGACGCCACAGCACGTCGGTCGCTGACAGGTTGAACAGCTCTTCCGCTTTGATGGTTTCGGTCAGCGTCGCCAGGTGCTCGAAGTCATTGGTCTGTGCGTCCTGCGCAGGCAGAACCTGCAGCAGCATACCGCCGGCAGCAGGCTGACCGTCCACTTCACCGGTGCGGATGAAGAGACGCGTCGGCAGCTGTTCAGAACGCATGAAGTAATCTTCCAGGCAGGCTGCCAGAGTATCGCCTTCCAGACCCACCACGCCCTGATAGCGCTCACCTTCCTCAGGGGAGATGGTGATCACCAGGTAGCCATTACCTACCAGCGTTTTGAGGTCCGCATTTTCAGGCACGTCGCCCTGAACGCGCGCCACGCCGCGCATCTGCTGCTGGTTATTGCCGTTGATCACCGCCAGCGTCATCGGGCCGTCACCCTGCAGCTGCACGGTGATATCACCGGCAAACTTCAGCGTCGCCGTCAGCAGGCTGGTGGCAACCAGCAGTTCACCCAACAGGGTCTTCACCGGCAGCGGGTAGTTGTGGTTTTCCAGAATCTGTTTCCAGGTTTCGGATACGGTGACCAGCTCGCCGCGCACGGCGAATTGTTCAAACAGATAGCGGTGTAATTGGTCGTGTTGGGCCATTTTCATCTCTCGTGCGGGTGAGGTTATTCAGTCTCACCGTGTTTAAATTTCATCAGATCGCGGCGCTCTTTTTTATCCGGCCGCCGGTCCGGGTGAGGCATCGTCAGCGCGTTCATTTTGCGCGCCAGCGCGGTCTTCTCGCGTTTTTCAATGCTCTCCGCCGTCTCTTCATAAAGCAGTACGGCTTCCGTTGCGGGTCGACGCTGTTCGGTAATGGCTTTAATCACCACCGTACGTTCATCGTTGCCCTGACGCAGCGTTAAGGTGGCATTCAGCTCAACCAGCTTGCTCGGTTTGCTGCGCTGGCCGTTGTAATGCACTTTTCCGCCGTCAACCATCTCGCGGGCAAGGGCGCGTGTTTTATAAAAACGCGCTGCCCACAGCCATTTATCCAGTCTTACCCCGTCAGAGGGTTTTTCTTTCATGGCGTCTCCTTCACGGTCAGTGAGGGGATCATCTGGCGATAGTCGTTCAGTCCAGGGTGGCGCAGATAGCTTTTTTCAGCCAGGCCAGAGTCAGGATTGGTCACGCCCAGACAGTAGCGAATGCCAAACCTTGCTGCGGAATCCAGAATGGGCTCGCTGTCATCAATGAACAGCGTACGTTCTGGCTGCAAACCCGTCTCTTCCTTCACCGCATGCCACAACCGCTGATCCTCTTTCGGATAACCAAATGTGTGGGTGGAAAGTAATAAATCAAGGTGCGACGCCAGGCCGGTATGCTCCAGCTTCACCGCCAGATTATGTGGATGCGCGTTGGTCAGCAAAATACGGCGCTTGCCGCTTGCTTTCAGCGCATCCAGAAAGGGCACGGTATCCTCGCGCAGAACGGCGCGCGGGCCCTGGGCGGTGGTCATGGCACAAATATCCAAACCGAGGCGCTCGCTCCAGTAGTCAAGACAGTACCAGTTTAGCGTATGTTGCACCGCGCTATATTGCGAACGAATGAATGCCTGCGCTTCTGCCGGGGAGATCCCCTGCTGTTCGCCGTAGGTTTCAGGAACCAGCGTTTGCCAGAAATAGTTATCAAAGGCGAGATCGAGCAGCGTGCCGTCCATATCCAGCAGAACGGTATCAACCTCCTGCCAGGCGATATCAAGATGCATTAGGGGGAACTCCAGCCAGAAGAAACGTGCGCGACAGGGTAGCACATCTTGTCGCGCAACGACGTTATCAGATCAGGCTCTCAGACGAGGGGATCAGCTTAGGATTGAGGCAGTTTTCATAATACTGCTGGATGTCGGCAAGCCGGGTGCGCGAGCGCTGGTAGCGGCGCAGGGCCATAAAGCCGTTCCAGAAAATGGCGGCAAGCATCGCGGTCATCAGCAGAGAGGTGCCGATGTAGCGCCATAAACCTGCACTGTCTGGCATCCGGTGCAGGCCGATATGGCGAGTGCCGTTGGCATCGGTGTAGATGCTTGTGACAATCCCTTCGGCGCTGAACGGCGTTTGCATCAGCATCTGCGCCAGGCGCTGGAATTGGCTCCACTGCTCCTGCGCCGGGTAGTCATAAAGCGCAACCTGAGGATATGGCTGATC contains:
- the ompR gene encoding osmolarity response regulator transcription factor OmpR — encoded protein: MQENYKILVVDDDMRLRALLERYLTEQGFQVRSVANAEQMDRLLTRESFHLMVLDLMLPGEDGLSICRRLRSQSNPMPIIMVTAKGEEVDRIVGLEIGADDYIPKPFNPRELLARIRAVLRRQANELPGAPSQEEAVIAFGKFKLNLGTREMFREDEPMPLTSGEFAVLKALVSHPREPLSRDKLMNLARGREYSAMERSIDVQISRLRRMVEEDPAHPRYIQTVWGLGYVFVPDGSKA
- the envZ gene encoding two-component system sensor histidine kinase EnvZ, whose amino-acid sequence is MRRMRFSPRSSFARTLLLIVTLLFVSLVTTYLVVLNFAILPSLQQFNKVLAYEVRMLMTDKLQLEDGTQLVVPPAFRREIYRELGISLYSNEAAEDAGLRWAQHYEFLSQQMAQQLGGPTEVRVEVNKSSPVVWLKTWLSPNIWVRVPLTEIHQGDFSPLFRYTLAIMLLAIGGAWLFIRIQNRPLVDLEHAALQVGKGIIPPPLREYGASEVRSVTRAFNHMAAGVKQLADDRTLLMAGVSHDLRTPLTRIRLATEMMGEEDGYLAESINKDIEECNAIIEQFIDYLRTGQEMPMEMADLNAVLGEVVAAESGYEREIDTDLQAGEIQVRMHPLSIKRAVANMVVNAARYGNGWIKVSSGSELNRAWFQVEDDGPGIKPEQRKHLFQPFVRGDSARSTSGTGLGLAIVQRIIDNHNGLLEIGTSERGGLSIRAWLPVPVTRGQVKES
- the pckA gene encoding phosphoenolpyruvate carboxykinase (ATP) is translated as MRVTGLTPQDLKAYGIHDVQEIVYNPDYDTLYQEELNPALEGYERGVLTNLGAIAVDTGIFTGRSPKDKYIVRDETTRDTLWWADKGKGKNDNKPLSPETWQHLKGLVTHQLSGKRLFIVDAFCGANADTRLSVRFITEVAWQAHFVKNMFIRPTDEELQDFTPDFIVMNGAKCTNPQWKEQGLNSENFVAFNLTERIQLIGGTWYGGEMKKGMFSVMNYLLPLRGIASMHCSANVGEKGDVAVFFGLSGTGKTTLSTDPKRRLIGDDEHGWDDDGVFNFEGGCYAKTIRLSEEAEPDIFHAIRRDALLENVTVRADGSIDFDDASKTENTRVSYPIYHIDNIVKPVSKAGHATKVIFLTADAFGVLPPVSRLTASQTQYHFLSGFTAKLAGTERGVTEPTPTFSACFGAAFLSLHPTQYAEVLVKRMQASGAQAYLVNTGWNGTGKRISIKDTRAIIDAILDGSLDDAETFTLPMFDLAIPTSLPGVDTHILDPRNTYGSPEQWREKAESLAKLFIENFEKYTDTPAGAALVSAGPR
- the hslO gene encoding Hsp33 family molecular chaperone HslO, with the protein product MKMAQHDQLHRYLFEQFAVRGELVTVSETWKQILENHNYPLPVKTLLGELLVATSLLTATLKFAGDITVQLQGDGPMTLAVINGNNQQQMRGVARVQGDVPENADLKTLVGNGYLVITISPEEGERYQGVVGLEGDTLAACLEDYFMRSEQLPTRLFIRTGEVDGQPAAGGMLLQVLPAQDAQTNDFEHLATLTETIKAEELFNLSATDVLWRLYHEEEVTVYDPQAVEFKCTCSRERCAGALKTLPDEEIDSIMAEDGEIDMHCDYCGTHYVFNSMDIAEIRNNASPADPQVH
- the hslR gene encoding ribosome-associated heat shock protein Hsp15, which encodes MKEKPSDGVRLDKWLWAARFYKTRALAREMVDGGKVHYNGQRSKPSKLVELNATLTLRQGNDERTVVIKAITEQRRPATEAVLLYEETAESIEKREKTALARKMNALTMPHPDRRPDKKERRDLMKFKHGETE
- the yrfG gene encoding GMP/IMP nucleotidase, which encodes MHLDIAWQEVDTVLLDMDGTLLDLAFDNYFWQTLVPETYGEQQGISPAEAQAFIRSQYSAVQHTLNWYCLDYWSERLGLDICAMTTAQGPRAVLREDTVPFLDALKASGKRRILLTNAHPHNLAVKLEHTGLASHLDLLLSTHTFGYPKEDQRLWHAVKEETGLQPERTLFIDDSEPILDSAARFGIRYCLGVTNPDSGLAEKSYLRHPGLNDYRQMIPSLTVKETP